In Erigeron canadensis isolate Cc75 chromosome 1, C_canadensis_v1, whole genome shotgun sequence, a single window of DNA contains:
- the LOC122605465 gene encoding 1-aminocyclopropane-1-carboxylate oxidase homolog 1-like — protein MDILNNVDHEAERYNRADELKAFDDTKLGVKGLVDAGVTKIPKIFVRPHDELAEELNYGKVNLQVPVIDLSGNDHRMEIVAQIREASETWGFFQVINHDIPTSLLEETIDCIRMFHEQESEVKMKLYSRERMNKVRFDSNIDLYQSRAANWRDTLTISMVVGDLDPNEVPAVCRETMLEYIKEVTKLGGSLLELLSEALNVEPNYLQDMGCAHGRIFACQYYPPCPEPELTLGASKHTDAAFLTLLLQDQIGGLQVRHRDQWADVPPIAGALVVNIGDLLQIVSNDKFKSVNHRVLANHNGPRMSLASFFKGVAVPPKVYGPINDGSPPVYKDFLVSDYMKHFFTRSIDKSGLDYYKL, from the exons ATGGACATCCTCAACAATGTAGATCACGAAGCCGAAAGGTACAATCGAGCTGATGAACTTAAGGCATTCGACGACACAAAACTGGGCGTCAAAGGACTGGTTGATGCAGGAGTTACCAAAATCCCCAAAATATTTGTTAGGCCACATGATGAACTTGCTGAGGAGTTGAACTATGGTAAGGTCAACTTACAAGTTCCTGTTATAGATTTAAGTGGAAATGATCATCGAATGGAGATAGTTGCACAAATTCGGGAGGCTTCAGAAACTTGGGGATTTTTCCAAGTGATTAATCATGATATTCCCACGAGTTTGCTGGAAGAAACTATTGATTGCATTCGTATGTTCCATGAACAAGAGAGTGAAGTTAAGATGAAACTTTATTCACGAGAGCGTATgaataaagtgagatttgatAGTAATATTGATCTGTATCAATCTAGAGCTGCTAACTGGAGAGATACGTTGACCATTTCGATGGTTGTTGGTGATCTTGACCCTAATGAAGTTCCTGCTGTTTGCAG AGAAACTATGCTTGAATACATAAAGGAAGTTACTAAGCTTGGTGGTTCTCTGCTTGAGCTACTATCAGAAGCCCTTAACGTCGAGCCAAACTATCTGCAAGACATGGGGTGTGCTCATGGTCGCATTTTTGCATGCCAATACTATCCACCATGCCCTGAACCAGAACTAACCCTTGGAGCTAGCAAGCACACAGATGCTGCATTCCTCACACTTCTCCTTCAAGATCAAATTGGGGGTCTCCAAGTCCGCCATCGTGACCAATGGGCAGATGTTCCGCCTATTGCTGGGGCGTTGGTGGTCAATATCGGCGATTTGTTACAG ATTGTATCGAATGACAAGTTTAAAAGTGTTAATCATAGAGTGTTGGCTAATCATAATGGACCAAGGATGTCTTTAGCAAGTTTCTTTAAGGGTGTTGCTGTGCCTCCAAAGGTGTATGGTCCCATCAACGATGGAAGTCCACCTGTATACAAGGACTTCTTGGTAAGTGATTATATGAAACACTTCTTTACAAGATCCATTGACAAGTCTGGTCTTGACTACTACAAGTTATAA
- the LOC122605451 gene encoding 1-aminocyclopropane-1-carboxylate oxidase homolog 1-like isoform X1 produces MDILNTEDHETGKYNRADELKAFDDTKLGVKGLVDARVTKIPKIFVRPHDELVEELNYSKINLQIPVIDLSGNDRRMEVVEQIREASEAWGFFQVINHDIPTSLLEETIDCIRMFHEQESEVKMKLYSRDRMNKVRFDSNIDLYQSRAANWRDTLTISMAVGDLDPNEVPVVCRETMLEYIEQITKLGGTLLDLLSEALNLEPNYLKDMGCAQGRTFVCQYYPPCPEPELTLGASKHTDPAFLTLLLQDQIGGLQVHHHDQWADVPPIAGGLVVNIGDLLQIVSNDKFKSADHRVLANHHGPRISLASFFTGVAVPPKVYGPINDGSPPVYKDFLVGDYMNKFFTRPIDKSGLDYYKL; encoded by the exons atggacATCCTCAACACCGAAGATCATGAAACCGGAAAGTACAATCGAGCTGATGAACTTAAGGCATTCGACGACACGAAACTGGGTGTGAAAGGACTAGTTGATGCAAGAGTTACCAAAATCCCAAAAATATTTGTCAGGCCACATGATGAACTTGTTGAAGAGTTGAACTATAGCAAGATCAACTTACAAATTCCTGTTATAGATTTAAGTGGAAATGATCGACGAATGGAAGTAGTTGAACAGATTCGTGAGGCTTCAGAAGCTTGGGGATTTTTCCAAGTGATTAATCATGATATTCCCACGAGTTTGCTGGAAGAAACTATTGATTGCATTCGTATGTTCCATGAACAAGAGAGTGAAGTTAAGATGAAACTTTATTCACGAGATCGAATgaataaagtgagatttgatAGTAATATTGATCTGTATCAATCTAGAGCTGCTAACTGGAGAGATACGTTGACCATTTCGATGGCTGTTGGTGATCTTGATCCTAATGAAGTTCCTGTTGTTTGCAG AGAAACAATGCTTGAATACATAGAGCAAATCACTAAGCTAGGTGGTACTCTGCTGGATCTACTATCAGAAGCCCTAAACCTCGAGCCGAACTACCTTAAAGACATGGGGTGTGCTCAAGGCCGCACTTTTGTGTGCCAATACTATCCACCATGCCCTGAACCAGAACTAACCCTTGGCGCTAGCAAGCACACGGATCCTGCATTCCTCACACTTCTCCTTCAAGATCAAATCGGAGGTCTCCAAGTCCACCATCATGACCAATGGGCAGATGTTCCGCCTATTGCTGGAGGATTGGTGGTCAATATCGGCGATTTGTTACAG ATTGTATCGAATGACAAGTTTAAAAGTGCGGATCATAGAGTGTTGGCTAATCATCATGGACCAAGGATTTCGTTAGCAAGCTTCTTCACTGGTGTTGCTGTTCCTCCAAAGGTATATGGGCCCATAAACGATGGAAGTCCACCTGTTTACAAAGACTTCTTGGTAGGTGATTATATGAACAAATTCTTTACAAGACCCATTGACAAGTCTGGTCTTGACTACTACAAGTTATAA
- the LOC122605451 gene encoding 1-aminocyclopropane-1-carboxylate oxidase homolog 1-like isoform X2, which yields MDILNTEDHETGKYNRADELKAFDDTKLGVKGLVDARVTKIPKIFVRPHDELVEELNYSKINLQIPVIDLSGNDRRMEVVEQIREASEAWGFFQVINHDIPTSLLEETIDCIRMFHEQESEVKMKLYSRDRMNKVRFDSNIDLYQSRAANWRDTLTISMAVGDLDPNEVPVVCRETMLEYIEQITKLGGTLLDLLSEALNLEPNYLKDMGCAQGRTFVCQYYPPCPEPELTLGASKHTDPAFLTLLLQDQIGGLQVHHHDQWADVPPIAGGLVVNIGDLLQNKNHRFSITTQITFWSVDCIE from the exons atggacATCCTCAACACCGAAGATCATGAAACCGGAAAGTACAATCGAGCTGATGAACTTAAGGCATTCGACGACACGAAACTGGGTGTGAAAGGACTAGTTGATGCAAGAGTTACCAAAATCCCAAAAATATTTGTCAGGCCACATGATGAACTTGTTGAAGAGTTGAACTATAGCAAGATCAACTTACAAATTCCTGTTATAGATTTAAGTGGAAATGATCGACGAATGGAAGTAGTTGAACAGATTCGTGAGGCTTCAGAAGCTTGGGGATTTTTCCAAGTGATTAATCATGATATTCCCACGAGTTTGCTGGAAGAAACTATTGATTGCATTCGTATGTTCCATGAACAAGAGAGTGAAGTTAAGATGAAACTTTATTCACGAGATCGAATgaataaagtgagatttgatAGTAATATTGATCTGTATCAATCTAGAGCTGCTAACTGGAGAGATACGTTGACCATTTCGATGGCTGTTGGTGATCTTGATCCTAATGAAGTTCCTGTTGTTTGCAG AGAAACAATGCTTGAATACATAGAGCAAATCACTAAGCTAGGTGGTACTCTGCTGGATCTACTATCAGAAGCCCTAAACCTCGAGCCGAACTACCTTAAAGACATGGGGTGTGCTCAAGGCCGCACTTTTGTGTGCCAATACTATCCACCATGCCCTGAACCAGAACTAACCCTTGGCGCTAGCAAGCACACGGATCCTGCATTCCTCACACTTCTCCTTCAAGATCAAATCGGAGGTCTCCAAGTCCACCATCATGACCAATGGGCAGATGTTCCGCCTATTGCTGGAGGATTGGTGGTCAATATCGGCGATTTGTTACAG AATAAAAATCATCGATTCAGCATAACGACTCAGATCACTTTTTGGAGTGTAGATTGTATCGAATGA
- the LOC122583285 gene encoding uncharacterized protein LOC122583285: protein MAFISFLGRVLFVSVFVLSAWQEFNEFGVDGGPAAKTIDPKFSVFSKHVTTHTGYQVPEFEIKLLVAGAIVFKGIGSLLFIFNSSLGAFLLIVHQVITTPIFYDFYNYDTESKEFAQLFIKFTQNLALLGGLLFFVGMKSYTSRRVVNKKKPIKPKAH, encoded by the exons ATGGCGTTCATATCTTTCCTGGGCCGTGTTCTGTTTGTATCCGTTTTTGTTCTATCTGCTTGGCAAGA GTTCAATGAATTCGGTGTTGATGGTGGACCTGCAGCAAAAACTATTGATCCTAAGTTCAGTGTGTTCTCAAAGCATGTCACCACACATACCGGCTACCAAGTGCCAGAGTTTGAG ATCAAACTCCTGGTTGCTGGAGCTATAGTCTTCAAGGGTATTGGAAgccttcttttcatttttaacagCTCACTTGGCGCTTTTCTTCTG ATTGTCCACCAGGTGATTACTACTCCCATCTTTTATGACTTCTACAACTACGATACTGAGTCGAAAGAATTTGCTCAACTTTTTATCAAGTTTACTCAG AATTTGGCGTTGTTGGGAGGACTACTGTTTTTCGTCGGGATGAAAAGCTATACTTCAAGGAGAGTGGTGAACAAGAAGAAGCCTATTAAACCAAAAGCACACTGA